In Chryseobacterium shigense, the following proteins share a genomic window:
- a CDS encoding EamA family transporter, translating to MKKKNILKGVLFVGIGASIYGMLATFVKMAYHDGFTTSEVTTSQFLLGIVGLLILNFIQTITSKQKLSSPSSKEVKMLLLAGTSLGCTSLFYYIAVQYINVSIAIVLLMQSVWFSVVVESIITKKLPNARKITSVIIVLVGTVLATNLINMDIELDWHGIFWGLMAAASYTMTMFTSNTLATHLPVFRKSIIMLCGGAVVVFGFLFFAQIGPMYSDGLKSLYLNFTENTEHIHSFNYSIFWTYGFVLALFGTIVPPILFNIGFPNAGLGLGSIVSSLELPVSVTMAFVLLGEKVFFIQWIGIILILFAIVLMNLPSRSEVKSVEFS from the coding sequence ATGAAGAAGAAAAATATACTCAAAGGAGTTTTATTCGTAGGGATTGGGGCCAGTATATACGGAATGCTGGCTACATTTGTAAAAATGGCTTATCATGATGGTTTTACCACATCTGAAGTTACCACTTCGCAATTTCTGTTAGGGATTGTAGGACTTTTGATCTTGAATTTCATCCAGACCATTACATCGAAACAAAAACTTTCATCTCCAAGTTCTAAAGAGGTGAAAATGTTATTGCTTGCAGGAACATCTTTAGGCTGTACCAGTCTGTTCTATTATATTGCTGTTCAGTACATTAATGTTTCCATAGCGATTGTGCTTCTGATGCAGTCGGTTTGGTTCAGTGTTGTAGTGGAAAGTATAATTACAAAAAAATTACCCAATGCCCGGAAAATTACTTCTGTAATTATTGTACTGGTGGGTACTGTATTGGCTACAAACCTTATTAATATGGATATTGAGCTTGATTGGCATGGGATCTTCTGGGGTTTAATGGCCGCTGCATCCTATACGATGACTATGTTTACGTCCAATACATTGGCTACTCATCTTCCTGTGTTCAGGAAAAGTATCATTATGCTTTGCGGAGGTGCGGTTGTAGTATTCGGATTTTTATTTTTTGCACAGATAGGTCCTATGTATTCTGATGGATTAAAGTCTTTATATCTGAATTTTACGGAAAATACAGAGCATATTCATTCATTCAATTATTCAATATTCTGGACATATGGATTTGTTCTTGCTTTATTTGGAACCATTGTTCCGCCTATTTTGTTTAATATAGGTTTTCCGAATGCAGGACTTGGATTGGGAAGCATTGTTTCATCATTGGAACTTCCGGTTTCGGTAACTATGGCCTTTGTTTTACTGGGTGAAAAAGTTTTCTTCATACAGTGGATAGGTATC